ACCATTCTATACACCCGGACCTGACGATAATGCAACAGGTAGTGTCATCCTCATACTCACCGCCTATAAAAATAGCGGAGAATCAGCCAGCGATGATATGATATTGACCATCAAACCCGCTCCGGTAGCAGATGCCGGCGATCCAGGCGAAATTTGTGCTGGCCAATCATATACCAACACCACAGCTACTGCTGAGCACTATTCCTCACTTCTGTGGTCCACATCAGGTGACGGAACCTTTGATGACGGAACCATACTTCTTCCAACCTATACACCAGGTGCAAATGACATAACCAATGGAACGGTCACCCTGACACTTAAAGCCCAGGGCGTTTTCCCGTGCGGATTTGTCACAAGTGGTATGATCCTCACTATTTTACCTTTACCAGGAATACCAGGCATACCTGCCGGACCCGACTTTGTTGATCCCACCATAACCCCGACATCAGAATATACTATTGCTGAGGTTCCTAATGCTACTTCATATACATGGGATTTGCAACCAGCAGAGGCAGGATCCATCTCAGGAACTTCCGCAACAGCAACTGTGACCTGGAATGAATATACCGGGCTTGCTTATGTAAAAGTGAAAGGCGTAAATTCCTGCGGTGAAAGTGACTTTTCAGAACCTGTTATAATTACTGTCTGGACTGAAGGAATAGACGAATTGAATGCAAGCCGTATCACCATTACCCCAAATCCTAACACAGGCGAATTTATCCTCAACCTTGTATCAAGGGAAAATGCCCTCATGCAGGTCAGAATAATGGATGCCATGGGGAATGTGATTTATAATGAAAACAACATCCCTGTTTTGCAGACCCTTGTAAAGAAGATTACCCTCAGCAGCATTCGCGAAGGAGTATATCTCATGCTGATCAACGATGGAAAGACAACTGTGGCAAAGAAGTTTGTGATTCAGAAGTAATTGAGATTGATGAGGATATCCTGCGAGGAATTTAGTATTCCACATGGGGCATCCTTTTATCTCTTCGTCTTAAAAAGTCCCTGGCTACTGAGTCAGGGATTTTTTATTACCACACACACTGTCCATTTTCTTTACCATCTATTGAATTTGACTTTACTCCAGTCGTAGTCGCTTTTTGGAGGTTTCTCTTCTGCGGGATGACCGATGGCTATTAGAGCAACAGGGAGAATGTGATCGGGTAGTTTAAATAAATTTTTCATCCCTTTCATCCTTTCTTCTCTTGCATATACTCCCAGCCATACGGAACCCAGACCTAAATGGGCTGCTGTGACCAAAATATTTTCTGTCGCGGCAGAGCAGTTTTGAACTAAATATCCGGTATTATTTTCCTGTGCCAGGTCACCACATACAAGAATAGCCAGAGTAACCTCTTTACACATTGCCGCATAGGGGTGAAAAGATGGGATTTCATCAAGTAAATGTCTCTCTGTGACGGCGATAAAATGCCAGGATTGCGTATTCCGTGCTGATGGAGCGCAAAGGCCGGCTTTTAAAAGTTCCTCAATATGTTCGCTGCTGACCGGTTCACCGGTGAATTTACGTATGCTGCGGCGTTTGAAGACAGGATTCATTTGCAGTATTCCTTTATCAGTTTATCCACTTCTTTACCATACTTCTGAGTAAAACCCAGTTCAAGAGCTTTCTTCAGGTCGATGCAAATCATGCCGGTGTTTTTGATGGCAATGAAAATCAATGCCCTGTTACGGTAAATATAGGGATCGTCAGGATTCAGATTGATGGCTTGCTGCAAGTCCTCCAAGGCACCTTTATAGTCTTTCAGCATATATTTGGCATGACCACGGTTACAATATGCCCTGGCATCATTGATCTCGTCACCTGTTTTAAGATCGATGGATTTCGTATAATCATCAATGGCGCCCTGATAATCACCCATCTTTTCTTTAATATAGAATGCCCTGGAAAAATAAGCCTCGGCATTATTCGTATCATTTTTTATGGTGGCATTGATCTCTTTAAGTGCCCCATCATAATTTTCCCTGTTTGCTTTTGCAATAGCTTTATTATAGGGATTTTCCTCTGTTTTCCGTTGACAGGCTGATAAAATAAGGCTGATAGTTATGGATAACAGTAAGACTTTTTTCATAACAACGAATTTCTGCAAATGTCGGTTAATTTCTGTGAATTTCAAAAACACTGTGCATGATAGCACAGCGGTATGACGGTCAAAAACTACCTGGTAGTTTACAATAGCATTTACTGACTTTATTCAAGCTTAGTATCCAGAATCGGCAGAAGTGTCGCCTGTTTATCCTGATATTTTTCGGTGTTTCGCAGGATCTTATCAAGCATGCGGATAGCTGGTATGATATATGGCCCTTTATTGAGCATCACGCATTCGGCTTGCTGGGAAGAAGCCGCATCAGTGATTTCAGCCCGCGATGGCATGCCTTTTTTTGCCAGACCTTCGAGAACCTGTGTGGCATATATGTTTGGAATATGGGCTGCTTCACAGAGCCGGAGTATTTCATATTGTATTTTCGCCATGTATTTCCATCCGCATTCTATAACCATATCACCCCTGGCAATCATCACACCAACAGGGTAAGTCCTCATGGCAGTGAGGAGTATCTCAGGCAGATACTGAAATCCTTTCCTGGTCTCGATCTTCAATATGATGCCAATTGTTGCCTTTATTCTTTTAAGCTCTGACAGCAGATTGATAACATCCTCCGGCCCATTCACAAAGGAAAGGTTGATTGCATCAGCATGTTGAATGATGAAGTGCAGATCCTTTTTGTCCTTTTCAGTTAATCCGCTTACCGACAGGTTGCTTTCCGGCAGGTTAATGCCTTTGTCGGCTCTGAGTTTACTGCCTGATTCACGGGCAAATGTGATAGTGACATGCAATTTTTCATCTGTGACCTCTTTAATAATACCCTCAATTTTGCCATCATCAAAAAGTATGGGTTCACCTGCTTTCAGATCTTTGAATACTTCGGGCAGTGTGCAGGATATATGCGGAAGACGAGTGAGTTTGCCGGATTCATTGTAATGTGCCGGCTCTCCGGGTGTGGTATCCTTATGGAGAATAAGGTTGTCGCCTTTTCGAAGTATGATGGTCTGTTCGATGGATGTCAGATCACCGATGTGGTCAGTCTTTTGTGCCTGTACATCATGTTTTATAAGGTTTATTTCAAGTCCAGGCGTTATGTAAGCTGAATCGTAGCTGTGTGCCCATGCCGCCTTACCTTCCCTTGCGATGACCTTTAGGGTGCATTTTTTGCCCCTGGCATCTTTATACTGGATTTCGTCACCTTTTTTAATTTCACTGATCCATTTGGCGCTGGCAGGAATAAATGCATCAGCTTTTGCCGGTGGCAGTGAGTTTTCTGTCGAGATCCATACCAATGATGGTTTGATGACTCTCCCCATCTCATCTTTTGGCGGAATAAGATGAGCGACTTTGGGTCCTGGCATCATAGGACCGGTGCGTAATTTCGGCCCACCCAGATCCATGATGATCTTACACGTTCTTCCAAGCGATGCCTCAGCTTTCCGAATGTTTATAATGATCTTTTCCCAGATTTCCTCATCATCATGGGCACAGTTGATGCGTGCCACATTGATGCCGTTACGGATCAGTTCATACACAAGTTTATAATCTGAGGAGGCTTCACGTGGAAGGGTGACCATGATCCTGGTCTTTCTTCCTTTGGATTTGCTGCCGAATAAGGCTTTTGTATGGTTGTTCAGTAATTTGACACCTTTTTTAATGGTAACCGGGATGTCGGCAGTTTCTCTGCTTTTTTTACCTGTCAGAATTTTCAGCATTTTTCTTGTGGCACAGAGGCTGGCCAGGACATGTCCTTCGACTTTAGAAAGACTGGCGAGGCCTGAATAACCTAATTCTTTCTGCAAGTCGCGGATATCATTGTTGCGAAGAGCCAGGTAGTGGACAAGGTTAAGAGCACTTTCCCTGAATGACGGCTCAACTTTTGCGATTTCCTCAGCGTACTTCTTTTCATAGGATCTGGCTTGTCCGCAGATATCATCGATACGGGCAATCATCACTTCCAGAGTATCTTTCTGAGCCTTCATTGAAATCCTGAATAGGAAAGTAATCAGAGTGTAAATTTAATGAAAAATTAACCCAAAATCCTTATTGGCAGCGTTATTTTCCGGATAGCAGGGTATGAATATTCTCTCCGTCAAGCGTCGTATAGGATCTCATAGCTGCACCTGTCAGGCAGGAATGGACAGGTAATATGCCAATGATATCTCCGGTACGGTATGATTTAATGTCTTCACCGATAAGTTTGATGATGCCATGTTCCTGTGATATGGTAGACAGATAGGACTGGTCGTTGTTTTCCCAGTGATTGTCTTTGATATTCACTAATAATCCAAAGCATGCTTCACCAGATTCCATAACAATAAAATCCTTTGAGAAATGGACAGCGCCCCCATAGATCACCAGCTCATTTCTCAGTGGATATCTGGCAATGACAGGACAGGCCATTGCGACTGCAATATCTTCAAGCATGCATGACCCTAATTTATATTGCATGACATCATAGAAGACAAAGTTCCCCGGCCGTATTTCGTCAATTCCTTCAAAGTTTTCCATGATGCTGCAGCATGGTGTATCACCGATCGAAAGAGTGATGTCATGGGTAAGGGATAAGAGGTTATCCTTTAAGCCAACCATTTTACTGATTGTGTCATAATGGATCTGTTGTATTTCATGTTTGTCTTTTGCCAGGTAGGACTGACCGGAATGAGTGAGCAAACCTTTGAATGTCAACTGCCGGGAGTTCAGGATTTGTCCGGTCATTTTTCGGATCAATGAAATATTTTTTGCCTCAACACCGGTGCGGTGGTGTCCGGTATCTATTTCAATGAAAACGCCTGTCATGGATCTGAGGTGTTTTGTCAGATATGTCACTGTTTCTTCCGATTCAACCAGCAGATTAAGATTTATCTGACCGGCCAGCCGGTCTATGTCATTTATTTCCATCAGGTTAACAGGCATGGCAATAGTGATGTCATTCCAGCCATGATCTGCAAAATAGTTTGCCATCTGGCAAGAGGTGACAGTAATGGCATCAACACCATAATCCCTGAACCAGCTTCCAATCACTGCAGATTGGTGGGTCTTGAAATGAGGGCGGAAATGGAGGTGATGATGCCGGGCTTTGTCAGCCATCCGTTGAATATTTCGTAAGCATTTTTTTCTATCGAGGAGTAAGGTGGGACGCAGGATTTTCATAATTTTAACGTTAATTAATTCTGGAAACGCCTCACCCCCCGGCCCCCTCTCCTGCAAGAGAGGGGGAGAAGGGGGTGAAGTCATTCAAAAATAGCTTAATTTCTCAAAAAAAAACGTACTATGAAATTAATTAAGTTCATTCTTCTGATCATATTCATTGATTTTTTTATCTCCTGTAACACTTCTTCAAGGAAAAACATGATTGTCATCACTGAACGAATCCAGTACGATGTGCCGATTAAGAGCCCTGATCCGGATTTTGACTGGTGGGTGCAAAATCTCGAGGGCCCCAGGCGTGAAGCTTTTGTGAAAATGATCATGGAGGCAGCATATTCCGGCAAATATCGTGTCTATGATTATTTTAATAAACCTCTGACACCGGAGCAGGTGAAAAACATTGGAATCCGGCGAGTTCCTTTTACATTTCAGCGTACGTCTCCACCCTATGACTCCTATGATACCCTGATTGAACAAAATCTTGAGCTCAGGGATATCACACGTGTCCGTTTTCTCGAAGAATGGTATATGGATGAACGCCATTTTAAAATGAATAAGAAAATCGTCGGCATGGGTCCTGTCATTGAAGATTTTGATGAGAATGGGAATTTCCGCGGGTACAGGCTGCTTTTCTGGATTTATATGGATGAAAAGTATCCAATTGCGAATTAATGACCCCAAATAGTTACTGTAATACTACCTCGAAATCAGGACTATTTTCAACCATGTCCTTGTTATAATGTTGTAAAACAGTATGGGCAGCATTTATGATGGTGGAGTGAAAGTGAAGTTAAATTTTATAATTTTACCCTGCATTTTTCATTCTTCATTATTTTCATCATGGACTTTAACCATCATACCCTCTCCAACGGCATCCGTCTCATCCACCTTCATGCAGATACACCCGTAGCCCATTGCGGTATACTCATCAATGCCGGCACGCGTGATGAAAAGGAAAATGAGCAGGGCATGGCGCATTTCATTGAACATGTCATTTTTAAGGGAACACAAAAAAGGAATGTCTACCAGATACTGAACCGGCTGGATAACGTCGGCGCTGATCTGAATGCTTACACCACCAAGGAGGAAACCTGTATCCATGCATCTTTTCTCAATATCTGGTATGACCGTGCCCTTGAGCTGATAGCCGATATTACATTTAATTCTACTTTTCCCGATAAGGAGATCGAAAAAGAAAAAGATGTCATCATTGATGAAATAAATTCATATAAGGATAATCCTTCTGAGAAAATATTCGACGATTTTGAAGAGATCATTTTCACAGGCCATCCAATTGGCCGGAATATCCTGGGGACGGCGCGCCAGATAAGGAGATTCAGGAAACCTGACATCCGGCAGTTCATCCTGAATAATTACCATACTGACGAAATGGTGATCAGTTCTGTCGGAAGTATTGATTTCAGAAAGTTGGTCAGGATTGTCGAAAAGTATTTTAGCGTGATTTCTGAAAATTCCCGGTTGATGTCCAGGTCTCCTTTTCTGAATTATTATCCCCGCTACAAGTCTGTCAGGAAAAAGACCTTTCAGACTCACTGTATGATTGGAGGCATTGCCTATGCCTATAATGATCCACGGAGATTTGGCATGGCATTGCTTAACAACATCCTCGGAGGCCCGGGCATGAACTCACGGCTAAACCTGTCGGTGAGGGAACGGCATGGCCTGGCATATACTGTTGAATCGAGCTATAACGCATATTCCGACACGGGTATTTTCAGCATTTACACCGGTCTCGATAATGGTACTCTCGATAAAACAGTAGAACTCATACACCGTGAACTCAGAAAATTACGGGAGCAACCTCTGGGTCCGGGACAACTCAGGACAGCAAAGCAGCAACTGACAGGCCAGCTCGCTGTCGCATACGAATCGAATCTGAATAAAATGTTGTCGATGGGGAAAAGTATGCTGATGTCCAACAGGGTTTTATCCCTGCAGGAAATAAATGAAAAAATCGAAAATGTCACATCAGAACAGTTGGCTGAAATAGCCAGGGAGGTTTTTGACCCTTTAATGCTCAGCATGCTTTCCTATTTGTCTGAAAAACATAAACCATGAAAAAAGAGCCATTTATCATCGTGGATCCAGCCATGGAGGAGTATGCCGGACATCATACCACACCTGAATCGGCTATTCTCAGTGAACTGAACAGGGAAACCTATGTTAAAATACTGAATCCCAGGATGCTTTCGGGTCACGTACTGGGCGAAGTGCTTAAATTGTTCAGCCGGTTGATCCGGCCAAAGCAAGTCCTGGATATCGGCACTTATACCGGTTACTCGGCTATTTGCCTTACTACAGGTCTGGCTAATGGCGGAATGATCCATACTGTTGAGATAAACAGGGAATTGGAAGAAATCATCAGGCGTTACTTCGTCAAAGCCGGCGTTGAGGATAAGATTAGGCTTTATTTCGGTAATGCACTCGAAGTCATTCCGTCAATTCATGAAGAATTTGACCTTGTATTCATTGATGCCGACAAAGAGCATTATCTGGATTACTATAAGCTGGTGATTGATAAAGTGAGAAAGGGTGGACTGATCATTGCCGATGATGCATTATGGGATGGTAAAGTGCTTAATCCGGAGGACAGCGAAACGAAAGGTATTACCAGGTTCAATGATTTTGTGCAGAGCGACAAGCGTGTAGAGAATATTTTATTGACTGTCAGGCATGGGTTGATGGTGGCCCGTAAAGTGTGAGCTAATCAGCATTTAAATTTATAATTTATCTTCTTCAGTTCCTCATTCGCCTTAATCACCTTTTCTTTCAGTTCTTCCTTGAATGCCAGCAGTTTTTCAAATAATATTTCATCATGGATTGCCAGCATTTCTGCTGCGACGATGGCTGCATTCCGGGCTGCGTTGAGTCCGACAGTGGCTACCGGAATGCCCGGAGGCATCTGGAGGATGGAAAGAATGGAATCCCAGCCTTCCAGAGAGGATTTGATGGGTACGCCGATGACCGGAACAGGCGTCATAGCTGCAATGACACCAGGCAGATGGGCTGCCATGCCTGCACCGGCAATGATGACCTTTATACCTCTTTTATGTGCATTCCTGGCGAATTCTTCCACCTTCTCAGGAGTACGGTGAGCCGACAGTGCATTCATTTCAAAGGGTAACTCCATCTCGTCCAGGAACTTTGCAGCTTCTTCCATTACCGGTAAATCGGACGTGCTGCCCATGATGATACTGACTTTTGGTTTCATGATGAGATCTTTGGTTGTCACCATCAAAAATACAACATTTTAGATGAAGTTCTGACGTAAATGGTATATTTGTAAAACATAACATCTGATCCGCTGGATGAAAACTATCACCGTCAACGGCAGGACTTTTGTCATTTCAATCTCTGCCGGGGAAATTGAAAATGCCGTCGTACGCATAGCCGAAGAACTTAACAGGGATATGGCAGGAAAAACCCCCCTGTTCCTTGTTTTGCTGAATGGTGCATTTGTTTTTGCTTCTGATCTGCTGCGGAGGTTTGACCATGAATGCAACATTTCATTTATCAAACTGGCATCCTATAGAGGTACACAGACAACAGCCTGTGTGAAAGAACTTATCGGGCTTGCTGAAGATGTGAGCAACAGAACAGTCGTGATCGTGGAGGATATTATTGATACGGGCATTACAGTCGACAAAACTATTGGTGAATTAAAAAAACTTGGTGCGGCGGATGTGAAGATAGCTGCCCTACTCTTTAAGCCGGCGGCTTTTAAGAAGGATTTCATGATTGATTATCTGGGGATATCGATACCAAATGAATTTATCGTCGGATATGGGTTAGATTATGATGGATATGGAAGGAACTATCCGGATATATACAGGCTTCAAGACTTATAATGACAGAATTTCAGGCACTATTTGACTTGCAGCCTCCAGCTTGTAGCTTGCAATCCCGACTTTATCGGGATTTCGCTCGGCTGCGCCTCGCTCAACCTGTAACTTGCAACTTGTAACTTGTAACTTGTAACTTGCAACTAAAAATTTTAACTAATAATTACCAAACTCACAACGTATGTTTAATCTCGTTTTATTTGGCCCTCCGGGAGCAGGGAAAGGAACACAGGCCATAAGGATGGCTGAAAAATACCACCTTTTCCATATTTCAACAGGCGATCTCCTGCGAAATGAAGTAAAAAATCAAACCCCGCTGGGCTTGAAAGCTAAAAGCATTATGGAAAAAGGTGAACTGGTTCCTGATGAACTGCTTATTAATTTGCTATGGGATGCCATTCACAAGCAAAAAAGGGTAAAAGGCTTTATCCTCGATGGGTTCCCCAGAACGATAAAGCAAGCCGGCGATCTTGACCATCTGCTTGAAAGCGAAGGGAAGAAAATAGATCTGACGCTGGCATTGGATGTGGAGGAAGATGAGCTCATGCGGCGTATATTACACCGTGCCAAACTGGAAGGAAGGGTGGATGACACCGAAGATGTCATAAAGAACCGTCTGTTAGTGTATCATAAGCAGACAAAACCCCTTATTGATTTTTATTCAAAGCAGGGAAAATTCCGGTCGGTCACTGGTAAAGACTCCGTGGATGACGTCTTCAAAAAGCTATGTGAAGAAGTCGACAGTTTTATATAGAAATAGCACTGATAAGTAAATGGGCAGCTCGAATTTTGTGGATTATGTGAAGCTTTTTTGCCTTT
The nucleotide sequence above comes from Bacteroidota bacterium. Encoded proteins:
- a CDS encoding phosphoribosyltransferase family protein, with the translated sequence MKTITVNGRTFVISISAGEIENAVVRIAEELNRDMAGKTPLFLVLLNGAFVFASDLLRRFDHECNISFIKLASYRGTQTTACVKELIGLAEDVSNRTVVIVEDIIDTGITVDKTIGELKKLGAADVKIAALLFKPAAFKKDFMIDYLGISIPNEFIVGYGLDYDGYGRNYPDIYRLQDL
- a CDS encoding O-methyltransferase, with the protein product MKKEPFIIVDPAMEEYAGHHTTPESAILSELNRETYVKILNPRMLSGHVLGEVLKLFSRLIRPKQVLDIGTYTGYSAICLTTGLANGGMIHTVEINRELEEIIRRYFVKAGVEDKIRLYFGNALEVIPSIHEEFDLVFIDADKEHYLDYYKLVIDKVRKGGLIIADDALWDGKVLNPEDSETKGITRFNDFVQSDKRVENILLTVRHGLMVARKV
- the purE gene encoding 5-(carboxyamino)imidazole ribonucleotide mutase, whose product is MKPKVSIIMGSTSDLPVMEEAAKFLDEMELPFEMNALSAHRTPEKVEEFARNAHKRGIKVIIAGAGMAAHLPGVIAAMTPVPVIGVPIKSSLEGWDSILSILQMPPGIPVATVGLNAARNAAIVAAEMLAIHDEILFEKLLAFKEELKEKVIKANEELKKINYKFKC
- a CDS encoding alanine racemase; this translates as MKILRPTLLLDRKKCLRNIQRMADKARHHHLHFRPHFKTHQSAVIGSWFRDYGVDAITVTSCQMANYFADHGWNDITIAMPVNLMEINDIDRLAGQINLNLLVESEETVTYLTKHLRSMTGVFIEIDTGHHRTGVEAKNISLIRKMTGQILNSRQLTFKGLLTHSGQSYLAKDKHEIQQIHYDTISKMVGLKDNLLSLTHDITLSIGDTPCCSIMENFEGIDEIRPGNFVFYDVMQYKLGSCMLEDIAVAMACPVIARYPLRNELVIYGGAVHFSKDFIVMESGEACFGLLVNIKDNHWENNDQSYLSTISQEHGIIKLIGEDIKSYRTGDIIGILPVHSCLTGAAMRSYTTLDGENIHTLLSGK
- a CDS encoding adenylate kinase, with translation MFNLVLFGPPGAGKGTQAIRMAEKYHLFHISTGDLLRNEVKNQTPLGLKAKSIMEKGELVPDELLINLLWDAIHKQKRVKGFILDGFPRTIKQAGDLDHLLESEGKKIDLTLALDVEEDELMRRILHRAKLEGRVDDTEDVIKNRLLVYHKQTKPLIDFYSKQGKFRSVTGKDSVDDVFKKLCEEVDSFI
- a CDS encoding pyruvate kinase produces the protein MKAQKDTLEVMIARIDDICGQARSYEKKYAEEIAKVEPSFRESALNLVHYLALRNNDIRDLQKELGYSGLASLSKVEGHVLASLCATRKMLKILTGKKSRETADIPVTIKKGVKLLNNHTKALFGSKSKGRKTRIMVTLPREASSDYKLVYELIRNGINVARINCAHDDEEIWEKIIINIRKAEASLGRTCKIIMDLGGPKLRTGPMMPGPKVAHLIPPKDEMGRVIKPSLVWISTENSLPPAKADAFIPASAKWISEIKKGDEIQYKDARGKKCTLKVIAREGKAAWAHSYDSAYITPGLEINLIKHDVQAQKTDHIGDLTSIEQTIILRKGDNLILHKDTTPGEPAHYNESGKLTRLPHISCTLPEVFKDLKAGEPILFDDGKIEGIIKEVTDEKLHVTITFARESGSKLRADKGINLPESNLSVSGLTEKDKKDLHFIIQHADAINLSFVNGPEDVINLLSELKRIKATIGIILKIETRKGFQYLPEILLTAMRTYPVGVMIARGDMVIECGWKYMAKIQYEILRLCEAAHIPNIYATQVLEGLAKKGMPSRAEITDAASSQQAECVMLNKGPYIIPAIRMLDKILRNTEKYQDKQATLLPILDTKLE
- a CDS encoding pitrilysin family protein encodes the protein MDFNHHTLSNGIRLIHLHADTPVAHCGILINAGTRDEKENEQGMAHFIEHVIFKGTQKRNVYQILNRLDNVGADLNAYTTKEETCIHASFLNIWYDRALELIADITFNSTFPDKEIEKEKDVIIDEINSYKDNPSEKIFDDFEEIIFTGHPIGRNILGTARQIRRFRKPDIRQFILNNYHTDEMVISSVGSIDFRKLVRIVEKYFSVISENSRLMSRSPFLNYYPRYKSVRKKTFQTHCMIGGIAYAYNDPRRFGMALLNNILGGPGMNSRLNLSVRERHGLAYTVESSYNAYSDTGIFSIYTGLDNGTLDKTVELIHRELRKLREQPLGPGQLRTAKQQLTGQLAVAYESNLNKMLSMGKSMLMSNRVLSLQEINEKIENVTSEQLAEIAREVFDPLMLSMLSYLSEKHKP
- a CDS encoding tetratricopeptide repeat protein, whose product is MKKVLLLSITISLILSACQRKTEENPYNKAIAKANRENYDGALKEINATIKNDTNNAEAYFSRAFYIKEKMGDYQGAIDDYTKSIDLKTGDEINDARAYCNRGHAKYMLKDYKGALEDLQQAINLNPDDPYIYRNRALIFIAIKNTGMICIDLKKALELGFTQKYGKEVDKLIKEYCK
- a CDS encoding nitroreductase family protein, giving the protein MNPVFKRRSIRKFTGEPVSSEHIEELLKAGLCAPSARNTQSWHFIAVTERHLLDEIPSFHPYAAMCKEVTLAILVCGDLAQENNTGYLVQNCSAATENILVTAAHLGLGSVWLGVYAREERMKGMKNLFKLPDHILPVALIAIGHPAEEKPPKSDYDWSKVKFNRW